From the genome of Mycobacterium dioxanotrophicus, one region includes:
- a CDS encoding YciI family protein has protein sequence MAKYLLLKHYRGAPAAVNDVPMDQWTPAEIEAHIGYMNDFAARLQESGEYVDSQALAPEGAWVQYGGQGKPPVTDGPFAETKDLIAGWMIIDVDSYDRAVELAGELSAAPGAGGAPIHEWLEVRPFLTHTPTVTE, from the coding sequence ATGGCCAAGTACCTGCTGCTCAAGCACTATCGCGGCGCGCCTGCTGCCGTCAACGATGTGCCGATGGATCAGTGGACGCCCGCCGAGATCGAGGCGCACATCGGCTATATGAACGATTTTGCGGCTCGGCTGCAGGAAAGCGGCGAATACGTCGACAGCCAGGCCCTCGCACCCGAGGGCGCCTGGGTGCAATACGGCGGCCAGGGCAAGCCGCCGGTGACCGACGGCCCGTTCGCCGAGACCAAGGACCTGATCGCGGGCTGGATGATCATCGACGTCGATTCGTATGACCGCGCAGTGGAGCTGGCCGGCGAGTTGTCCGCAGCGCCCGGCGCCGGAGGTGCGCCGATCCACGAATGGCTTGAGGTGCGGCCGTTTTTGACCCACACGCCGACCGTCACCGAGTAG
- a CDS encoding RNA polymerase sigma factor: MDEAQLRDLIPGVLAALVHRGADFITAEDAVQEALVKAVETWPNTPPDDPKGWLITTAWHRFLDLVRSDTARRNREDRLSAEPPPGPSSSTDDTLQLYFLCAHPSLTPSSAVALTLRAVGGLTTRQIAQAYFVPEATMAQRISRAKRTVGAARFDRPGDLHTVLRVLYLVFNEGYTGDVDLAVEAIRLTRQLTAATDDPEVSGLLALFLLHHARRTARTRPDGSLVSLSEQDRGLWERDLIAEGVAVLQAALARDRLGEYQAQAAIAALHADAQTVEETDWVQIVEWYDELVRLTDSPIVRLNRAVAVGEADGPQAGLAALAQLDPTLPRYPAAAAYLHERSGDIATAARLYTEAATHAQNLAERNHLTLQAAVLRQRLSSGAC, from the coding sequence GTGGACGAGGCACAGCTCCGGGATCTGATCCCCGGTGTGCTCGCGGCGCTCGTCCACCGCGGCGCCGACTTCATCACAGCCGAGGACGCCGTCCAAGAGGCGCTCGTCAAAGCCGTTGAGACATGGCCGAATACGCCGCCGGACGATCCCAAGGGCTGGCTGATCACCACGGCGTGGCACCGTTTCCTCGATCTCGTCAGATCCGACACGGCACGACGCAACCGCGAGGACCGGCTGTCGGCCGAGCCGCCGCCTGGGCCCAGCAGCTCGACGGATGACACGCTGCAGTTGTATTTCCTGTGCGCGCACCCCAGTCTGACGCCGTCCTCGGCCGTCGCGCTCACACTGCGCGCGGTCGGTGGCCTGACCACCCGCCAGATCGCCCAGGCGTATTTCGTACCCGAAGCGACGATGGCTCAGCGGATCAGCCGCGCGAAGCGGACCGTGGGTGCCGCGCGATTCGACCGTCCCGGCGATCTGCACACGGTGTTGCGGGTGCTGTACCTGGTCTTCAACGAGGGGTACACCGGCGACGTCGATCTCGCCGTCGAGGCCATTCGACTGACGCGGCAGCTGACAGCGGCGACGGATGACCCCGAGGTCTCCGGCCTGCTCGCGCTGTTCCTGCTCCACCATGCACGACGCACGGCCAGGACCCGCCCGGACGGCAGCCTGGTGTCGCTGTCCGAGCAGGACCGCGGCCTGTGGGAGCGTGACCTCATCGCCGAGGGGGTCGCGGTGCTGCAGGCTGCGTTGGCGCGTGACCGACTGGGGGAGTACCAGGCGCAGGCGGCCATCGCGGCGCTGCATGCCGACGCGCAGACCGTCGAGGAGACCGACTGGGTGCAGATCGTCGAGTGGTACGACGAACTCGTCCGGCTCACCGACAGCCCGATCGTCCGGCTCAACCGCGCTGTCGCCGTCGGTGAGGCCGACGGACCACAGGCGGGTCTTGCGGCGCTGGCACAGCTCGATCCGACGTTGCCGAGGTACCCCGCGGCAGCCGCGTACCTGCACGAAAGATCCGGTGATATCGCCACGGCCGCAAGGCTTTACACCGAGGCTGCGACCCACGCGCAGAATCTGGCCGAGCGCAACCACCTCACGCTGCAGGCGGCAGTCTTGCGCCAGCGGCTCTCGTCCGGTGCCTGCTGA
- a CDS encoding Type 1 glutamine amidotransferase-like domain-containing protein: MPADVPTILATSGGIGAGRRTRFAFTALTDFAVELSGVTGRSPRLCLLATAMGDDKAVLHYLTEAAQARGFTPSHVSLFPMPNVEDITEHLLAHDVVWVFGGSVAGLLAMWRLHGVDVALHTAWQAGVVLTGISAGSICWHTGGTTDSFGPQLQPLGNGLGFVPYANGVHYDSEDQRRPLLHKLVGDNVLPAAYATDDGAGLLYRGTELTEAVAENSSAGAYFVDASDRAVTETALDVRRL; encoded by the coding sequence ATGCCCGCAGACGTGCCGACGATTCTGGCGACGAGCGGTGGTATCGGAGCGGGCCGCCGAACTCGGTTCGCCTTCACCGCCCTCACCGACTTCGCTGTCGAATTGTCCGGCGTGACCGGTCGCTCCCCGCGCCTCTGCCTCTTGGCGACGGCAATGGGTGATGACAAGGCTGTCCTGCACTACCTCACCGAGGCAGCACAGGCTCGCGGCTTCACCCCCTCACACGTGTCGCTGTTCCCCATGCCCAATGTCGAGGACATCACCGAACATCTCCTTGCCCACGATGTCGTGTGGGTGTTCGGTGGCAGCGTCGCCGGGCTCCTCGCGATGTGGCGACTGCACGGCGTCGACGTCGCCCTACACACCGCATGGCAGGCCGGTGTCGTTCTGACCGGCATATCGGCCGGTTCGATCTGCTGGCACACCGGCGGCACGACAGACTCGTTCGGGCCGCAACTACAACCTCTCGGCAACGGCCTTGGCTTCGTCCCGTATGCCAACGGCGTGCATTACGACTCAGAGGATCAACGTCGCCCCTTGCTGCACAAGCTCGTCGGCGACAACGTGTTGCCGGCGGCGTACGCCACCGACGACGGTGCGGGCTTGCTCTACCGCGGCACCGAACTCACCGAAGCAGTCGCCGAAAACTCCTCGGCAGGTGCATATTTCGTTGACGCATCCGACCGCGCGGTGACCGAGACCGCGCTCGATGTCCGACGGCTGTGA
- a CDS encoding class I SAM-dependent methyltransferase → MMTDFFDANRANWDDRAGLHAARDGSGYRVQQFIEDRSALSHVVRFDLPRLGDINGVRAVHLQCHIGTDTLSLARLGARVTGLDFSGRSVEEARRLVAETGDTVDFVQADVRDATSVLPAGSFDLVYTGVGALCWLPDVGQWANVVASLLAPEGVVHIREGHPILWSMDESLDDDLHLRFPYFEHETPMEWDDASTYVPTSTTLHATKTYEWNHSVGDIITAVLDAGLRLEMFVEHDSVPWEALPGQMTLRPNGEWALATRSGVAPLSYTLRARKPAG, encoded by the coding sequence ATGATGACCGACTTCTTCGACGCGAACCGTGCCAATTGGGACGATCGTGCCGGGCTGCACGCTGCCCGTGACGGTTCCGGATACCGCGTCCAGCAGTTCATCGAAGACCGGTCAGCGCTGTCCCACGTCGTACGGTTCGATCTCCCCCGGCTCGGCGACATCAACGGCGTCCGGGCGGTACATCTGCAGTGCCACATCGGCACCGACACTCTCTCGCTCGCCCGGCTCGGCGCAAGGGTGACGGGTCTGGACTTCTCCGGGCGCTCGGTCGAGGAGGCGCGACGACTCGTGGCCGAGACCGGCGACACCGTCGACTTCGTCCAGGCAGACGTCCGCGATGCCACGTCCGTCCTGCCTGCCGGAAGCTTCGATCTGGTCTACACGGGCGTGGGCGCGCTGTGCTGGCTGCCCGACGTCGGCCAATGGGCGAATGTAGTGGCCTCGCTGCTCGCTCCGGAAGGGGTCGTCCACATCCGCGAGGGGCACCCGATCCTGTGGTCGATGGACGAATCCCTGGATGATGACCTGCATCTGCGGTTTCCGTACTTCGAGCACGAGACCCCCATGGAATGGGACGACGCGTCGACCTACGTGCCGACCAGCACCACGCTGCATGCGACCAAGACCTACGAGTGGAACCACTCAGTCGGTGACATCATCACCGCCGTACTGGATGCCGGCTTGCGGCTGGAGATGTTCGTCGAACACGACAGCGTGCCCTGGGAAGCACTGCCGGGCCAGATGACATTGCGCCCCAACGGGGAATGGGCACTCGCCACGCGGTCCGGCGTGGCACCGCTCAGCTACACCCTGCGGGCCCGCAAGCCCGCCGGGTAG
- a CDS encoding transglycosylase family protein, whose translation MLVRKIVTVLAIIGAMAVAQTTLQVPAADAEPNWDAMAQCESGGNWSADTGNGFYGGLQFTPATWAANGGTGSPAAAPRAEQIRVARNVLQTQGLGAWPVCGGPVGMASGTCRSMMAWIPIGRLPRLCTLLLNPFG comes from the coding sequence ATGCTCGTGCGAAAGATCGTCACGGTGCTCGCGATCATCGGTGCGATGGCCGTGGCCCAAACCACCCTGCAAGTCCCGGCTGCCGACGCTGAACCCAACTGGGACGCGATGGCTCAATGCGAATCGGGCGGGAACTGGTCGGCTGACACCGGTAATGGCTTCTACGGAGGGTTGCAGTTCACCCCGGCCACATGGGCGGCCAACGGCGGGACGGGTTCGCCGGCTGCCGCCCCTCGCGCCGAGCAGATCCGGGTGGCGCGCAATGTGCTGCAGACGCAGGGACTCGGTGCCTGGCCGGTCTGTGGTGGACCGGTCGGGATGGCCTCGGGGACGTGCCGCTCGATGATGGCCTGGATACCCATCGGGCGTCTGCCGCGGTTGTGCACGCTGCTGCTCAACCCGTTCGGCTGA